One Panicum virgatum strain AP13 chromosome 9K, P.virgatum_v5, whole genome shotgun sequence genomic region harbors:
- the LOC120648465 gene encoding GDSL esterase/lipase At5g03600-like, whose protein sequence is MQLLHLHTQNLKDLVAKVVDEVAIVVSQLQDLGVAKVIVNNVPPFGCSPWLARASNYSSCDDDGNVSSDEHNTALRDRLGGEEGVMVLDVNSIITNLVAPKEGSALYERQFAERLRPCCEADGGDGGYCGRDGGYSLCSRPEEYFYWDVVHPTHAGWRAVMQLLQGPIKAFLGISDLEHFYLDRSIISSRE, encoded by the coding sequence ATGCAATTATTGCATTTGCATACGCAGAATCTGAAGGATCTGGTGGCGAAGGTGGTGGACGAGGTGGCGATCGTGGTGTCGCAGCTGCAGGACCTGGGCGTGGCCAAGGTGATCGTGAACAACGTGCCGCCGTTCGGGTGCTCGCCGTGGCTGGCCAGGGCCTCCAACTACAGCTcctgcgacgacgacggcaacgTGAGCTCCGACGAGCACAACACGGCGCTCCGGGACCGGctgggcggcgaggagggcgtgATGGTGCTGGACGTGAACAGCATCATCACCAACCTGGTGGCGCCCAAGGAAGGCTCGGCGCTGTACGAGAGGCAGTTCGCGGAGCGCCTGCGCCCCTGCTGcgaggccgacggcggcgacggcggctactgcggccgcgacggcggctaCTCGCTCTGCAGCCGCCCGGAGGAGTACTTCTACTGGGACGTGGTGCACCCCACGCACGCCGGATGGAGGGCCGTTATGCAGCTGCTCCAGGGGCCAATCAAGGCGTTCCTCGGCATCTCGGACCTCGAGCACTTCTATCTCGATCGGTCGATCATTTCCTCCAGGGAATAA
- the LOC120649370 gene encoding 40S ribosomal protein S2-3-like, protein MAERGGERGGERGGFGRGFGRGGRGDRGGRRGGRRGQRQEEEKWVPITKLGRLVKEQKITKIEEIYLHSLPVKEHQIVETLLPGLKDEVMKITPVQKQTRAGQRTRFKAFVVVGDCDGHVGLGVKCAKEVATAIRGAIILAKLSVVPVRRGYWGNKIGQPHTVPCKVTGKCGSVTVRMVPAPRGSGIVAARVPKKVLQFAGIEDVFTSSRGSTKTLGNFVKATFDCLMKTYGFLTPEFWKETSFSRTPFQQFTDILAKPTKGLMLEAPVETVEA, encoded by the exons ATGGCGGAGCGCGGCGGAGAGCGCGGTGGCGAGCGCGGCGGGTTCGGCCGGGGcttcggccgcggcggccgcggcgaccgTGGCGGGCGCCGTGGTGGGCGGCGCGGGCAGCGCCAGGAGGAGGAGAAGTGGGTCCCCATCACCAAGCTCGGCCGCCTCGTGAAGGAGCAGAAGATCACCAAGATCGAGGAGATCTACCTGCACTCGCTCCCCGTCAAGGAGCACCAGATCGTGGAGACCCTCCTCCCTGGCCTCAAGGACGAGGTCATGAAGATCACGCCCGTGCAGAAGCAGACGCGCGCCGGGCAGCGCACCCGCTTCAAGGCCTTCGTCGTCGTCGGGGACTGCGACGGCCACGTCGGGCTCGGCGTCAAGTGCGCCAAGGAGGTGGCCACCGCCATCCGCGGCGCCATCATCCTCGCCAAGCTCTCCGTCGTGCCCGTCAGGAGGGGCTACTGGGGTAACAAGATCGGCCAGCCGCACACCGTGCCGTGCAAGGTCACCGGCAAGTGCGGCTCCGTCACAGTGCGCATGGTGCCCGCCCCCAGGGGTTCCGGCATcgtcgccgcgcgcgtgcccAAGAAGGTGCTGCAGTTCGCTGGCATTGAGGATGTCTTCACCTCGTCCCGCGGCTCCACCAAGACTCTTGGCAACTTCGTCAAG GCAACCTTCGACTGCCTGATGAAGACCTACGGTTTCCTTACACCTGAGTTCTGGAAGGAGACCAGTTTCTCCAGGACCCCGTTCCAGCAGTTCACTGATATCCTGGCAAAGCCTACCAAGGGTCTTATGCTTGAGGCCCCAGTTGAGACAGTAGAGGCTTAG